The proteins below are encoded in one region of Paraburkholderia phenazinium:
- a CDS encoding ABC transporter substrate-binding protein: MNRTWLSRVLSMSTVAGVAAAGAGSALAAPPDALVAAAKQEGQLTVIALPHDWCGYGPMIAAFEKKYGIKVNELNPDAGSGDEVEAIKANKGNKGPQAPDTIDVGLSFGPTAKTEGLLQPYKVSTWKEIPDSAKDADGYWYGDYYGVLSFEVNADMIDKAPADWSDLLKSDYKNAVSLAGDPRSANQAIQAVYAAGLSSGKGDATKAADAGLKYFADLNKSGNFVPVIGKAASLAQGTTPIVVRWDYNALADRDTLKGNPKVQVIVPKTGVVAGVYVQAISAYAPHPNAAKLWMEYLYSDEGQIGWLAGYCHPMRYTQLVAAKKVPQALLDKLPPASAYKNAVFPTLSQQDAYKDTITKHWDEVVGANVK; the protein is encoded by the coding sequence ATGAACCGCACGTGGCTAAGCCGTGTTCTCTCGATGTCAACGGTTGCGGGCGTCGCCGCAGCGGGTGCAGGCAGCGCGTTAGCCGCGCCGCCCGATGCGCTGGTTGCCGCCGCCAAACAGGAAGGTCAACTGACCGTAATCGCGTTGCCGCACGACTGGTGCGGCTACGGCCCGATGATCGCCGCCTTCGAAAAGAAATACGGCATCAAGGTGAACGAACTGAATCCGGACGCGGGCTCGGGCGATGAAGTCGAAGCCATCAAGGCCAATAAGGGCAACAAGGGTCCGCAAGCACCCGACACGATCGACGTGGGCCTGTCCTTTGGCCCCACCGCGAAGACCGAAGGCCTGCTGCAACCGTACAAGGTGTCGACGTGGAAGGAGATTCCGGATTCAGCCAAGGATGCTGACGGTTACTGGTACGGCGACTACTACGGCGTGCTGTCGTTCGAAGTGAACGCCGACATGATCGACAAGGCGCCGGCCGACTGGAGCGATCTGCTCAAGTCCGACTACAAGAACGCCGTGTCGCTCGCAGGCGATCCGCGCTCGGCCAACCAGGCTATCCAGGCGGTCTACGCTGCCGGTCTGTCTTCGGGCAAGGGCGATGCCACCAAGGCCGCGGACGCTGGTTTGAAGTACTTCGCGGACCTGAACAAGAGCGGCAATTTCGTACCGGTGATCGGCAAGGCGGCTTCGCTGGCGCAAGGTACGACGCCGATCGTCGTGCGCTGGGACTACAACGCGCTGGCCGACCGCGACACGCTCAAGGGCAACCCGAAGGTGCAGGTCATCGTGCCGAAGACGGGCGTCGTAGCGGGCGTCTATGTGCAGGCGATCAGCGCGTACGCCCCGCATCCGAACGCAGCGAAGCTGTGGATGGAATACCTGTACTCGGACGAAGGCCAGATCGGCTGGCTGGCGGGCTATTGCCACCCGATGCGCTACACCCAACTGGTGGCCGCGAAGAAGGTACCGCAGGCGCTGCTCGACAAATTGCCGCCGGCATCGGCGTACAAGAATGCCGTGTTTCCGACGCTGTCGCAGCAGGATGCGTACAAGGACACGATCACCAAGCATTGGGATGAAGTGGTCGGCGCGAACGTCAAGTAA
- a CDS encoding ABC transporter permease produces MTASSDIGSAQPEHLVPPAPPSHVKGPAESSQFLTWLGVAPFFIFALLFLILPTGFLMVGAFQDPQGHFTLANFRDLFQPGVLEAYWISFKVSAASAIGGAVIGSLLAWAAVQGRLPGWIRPTLMTFSGVASNFAGVPLAFAFICTLGRVGLVTVLLKKYVGINLYSTGFSILSFTGLTVTYLYFQIPLMVLIVTPALDGLKREWREACDCLGGTSFHYWRYVALPVLWPSVLGATLLLFANSFGAVATAYALTGSSLNIVTILLYAQIRGDVLHNQNLGYALALGMILVTGLSNGGYIWLRSRAERGRR; encoded by the coding sequence ATGACCGCTTCATCGGATATCGGGTCGGCGCAGCCGGAACACCTGGTTCCCCCGGCGCCTCCATCCCACGTGAAGGGACCGGCAGAATCGTCCCAGTTCCTGACCTGGCTGGGCGTCGCGCCGTTCTTCATCTTTGCGTTGCTGTTTCTGATCCTGCCCACCGGCTTTCTGATGGTGGGCGCGTTTCAGGATCCGCAGGGGCACTTCACCCTCGCAAACTTCCGCGACCTGTTCCAGCCGGGCGTGCTCGAAGCCTACTGGATCAGCTTCAAGGTGAGCGCCGCGTCGGCGATCGGTGGTGCCGTGATCGGCTCGCTGCTGGCGTGGGCAGCGGTGCAAGGACGCTTGCCAGGCTGGATTCGTCCGACGCTGATGACATTCTCCGGCGTCGCCTCGAATTTTGCCGGCGTGCCGCTTGCGTTCGCATTCATCTGCACATTGGGCCGGGTCGGGCTCGTCACGGTGCTGTTGAAGAAGTATGTCGGCATCAATCTGTACTCGACGGGTTTCAGCATCCTGAGTTTCACCGGCCTGACGGTGACCTATCTGTACTTCCAGATTCCGTTGATGGTGCTGATCGTCACGCCAGCGCTCGACGGCCTGAAGCGCGAATGGCGCGAAGCCTGCGACTGCCTCGGTGGCACCTCGTTCCACTACTGGCGCTATGTCGCACTGCCGGTACTGTGGCCGAGCGTGCTTGGCGCGACGCTGCTGCTGTTTGCGAATTCGTTCGGCGCGGTGGCGACGGCTTATGCGTTGACCGGTAGCTCGCTGAACATCGTGACCATCCTGCTGTACGCACAGATTCGCGGCGACGTACTGCACAACCAGAACCTCGGCTATGCACTCGCGCTGGGGATGATCCTCGTGACGGGGCTGTCTAACGGCGGCTACATCTGGCTGCGTTCGCGAGCCGAAAGGGGCCGCAGATGA
- a CDS encoding sigma-54-dependent transcriptional regulator, with protein sequence MVNNSLPVLYIEDDELVRRASVQSLQLAGFDVIGHASVESAARSINADFPGVIVSDIRLPGASGLDLLAQCHERAPEVPVILVTGHGDISMAVQAMRDGAYDFIEKPFASERLIETVRRALERRTLVLENHALRRELAGQNAVAPRIIGRSPVIEQVRRLIANVAPTDASVLINGDTGAGKELIARSLHELSPRRDKPFLAVNCGALPEPMFESEMFGYEPGAFTGAAKRRIGKLEHASGGTLFLDEIESMPLGLQVKLLRVLQDGVLERLGSNQPIRVNCRIVAAAKGDMTEHVAAGTFRRDLLYRLNVVTIALPPLAERREDIVPLFEHFLLDAAVRYQRPAPILTDRQRAGLMQRDWPGNVRELRNAADRLVLGVAEDPVAASVDAAEDSQSLKERVEQFERAVIAQALEQTGGAVAVAADRLQLGKATLYEKIKRYGLAVKGDGER encoded by the coding sequence ATGGTCAACAATAGTTTGCCCGTGCTGTATATCGAGGACGACGAACTGGTGCGTCGCGCGAGCGTGCAAAGCCTGCAGCTCGCCGGGTTCGACGTCATTGGACATGCGTCGGTCGAATCAGCGGCGCGTTCGATCAACGCGGATTTTCCGGGCGTGATCGTGAGCGATATCCGCTTGCCCGGCGCGAGCGGTCTCGATCTGCTCGCGCAATGCCATGAGCGTGCGCCCGAAGTGCCGGTGATTCTCGTCACCGGTCACGGCGATATCTCCATGGCCGTCCAGGCAATGCGCGACGGCGCCTACGATTTCATCGAGAAGCCATTTGCCTCCGAGCGTCTGATCGAGACGGTGCGGCGCGCGCTGGAACGCCGCACGCTGGTGCTGGAGAATCACGCGCTACGCCGTGAGCTGGCGGGGCAGAACGCGGTGGCGCCGCGCATCATCGGCCGTAGTCCGGTGATCGAACAGGTGCGGCGGCTGATCGCGAATGTGGCGCCGACCGACGCGTCGGTGCTGATCAACGGCGATACCGGTGCGGGCAAGGAACTGATCGCGCGCAGCCTGCACGAACTGTCGCCACGGCGTGACAAGCCGTTTCTCGCGGTCAATTGCGGTGCTCTGCCGGAACCGATGTTCGAGTCGGAGATGTTCGGCTATGAGCCCGGCGCTTTTACCGGCGCGGCCAAGCGGCGCATCGGCAAACTCGAGCACGCTTCGGGCGGCACGCTGTTTCTCGACGAGATCGAGAGCATGCCGTTGGGGTTGCAGGTCAAATTGCTGCGGGTCTTGCAGGACGGTGTGCTCGAGCGGCTCGGCTCGAACCAGCCGATCCGCGTGAATTGCCGCATCGTCGCGGCTGCCAAAGGCGATATGACCGAGCACGTCGCTGCCGGCACGTTCCGGCGCGACCTGCTGTATCGCCTGAATGTCGTGACGATCGCGCTGCCGCCGCTCGCCGAGCGTCGCGAGGACATCGTGCCGCTTTTCGAGCATTTCCTGCTCGACGCCGCGGTGCGTTATCAGCGCCCTGCACCGATTCTGACGGATCGTCAGCGCGCGGGTCTGATGCAGCGCGACTGGCCAGGCAACGTGCGGGAGTTGCGCAATGCGGCTGACCGGCTTGTGCTCGGAGTGGCGGAAGATCCGGTAGCGGCGTCGGTCGATGCGGCGGAGGATTCGCAGTCGCTCAAGGAGCGCGTCGAGCAGTTCGAGCGGGCGGTGATTGCGCAGGCGCTGGAGCAGACCGGCGGCGCAGTGGCGGTGGCGGCGGACCGCTTGCAGTTGGGCAAGGCGACGCTTTACGAGAAGATCAAGCGGTATGGGCTGGCGGTGAAAGGTGACGGCGAGCGGTGA
- a CDS encoding TerB family tellurite resistance protein has product MRSYPRNSPQAAARIVALVLTSDGHVCSSEERALDKLDIAGQLGLAPTEFAQIVQTLYEDHSIAHAPLMPAVGQIDTNLLGSLIGEIDDPALRSRVIRLCVAVATADDHLADGEIAVLAAILGAWGTTPAAVTVRRDATPAVLRGHGRTASIT; this is encoded by the coding sequence ATGCGAAGCTATCCCCGCAACAGTCCTCAGGCAGCCGCGCGCATTGTCGCGCTGGTGTTAACCTCCGACGGGCACGTTTGCAGTTCCGAGGAGCGCGCACTCGACAAGCTCGACATCGCCGGGCAGCTCGGCCTCGCGCCGACCGAATTCGCGCAGATCGTGCAGACGCTGTACGAGGATCACTCAATCGCCCACGCGCCCCTCATGCCGGCGGTCGGCCAGATCGACACGAACCTGCTTGGCTCGCTGATCGGCGAGATCGACGACCCGGCATTGCGCAGCAGGGTGATCCGGCTGTGCGTTGCCGTCGCGACCGCCGACGACCATCTTGCCGATGGCGAAATCGCCGTGCTGGCGGCCATTCTTGGCGCGTGGGGAACCACTCCGGCAGCTGTCACGGTTCGCCGCGATGCCACGCCGGCCGTCTTGCGTGGTCACGGACGCACGGCGTCGATCACCTGA
- a CDS encoding sensor histidine kinase, whose translation MTRRLLILFALVAGLVAACGLTWSITWRGGIDTLRRNAAVRVDRTTNALKSTLERYESLPYLLAEHPFVQDVLVSPTAPNVERANRYLEDLNVHARATATYIIQTDGLCVAASNWHEPDSFVGAGYQFRPYFVDAVKGGVGRFFGIGTISHDPGYYISQPVRRDGKIVGVAVVKLNLEWFQGVDAAEPLIVTDDHGVIFLSSVPAWKYHTVRPLSGAVADSIYQTRQYAQQEIPPLPVTIERTLEGDAQIVRVGGGRYAPRYLASRRAIGEPDWQLITMASVAPVDADARNAAIVTGFGYITLCLLAFYWRMRRARVREMMRSRELLQCAYADLNQRVAERTADLSQANDQLKKEVSERTRAEQELRAAHDELIQASKLAALGQMAAGITHELNQPLAALRGFSDNTRVLLERGDQASARENLEAIAALTERMGKITNQLKLFVGRARPRSARAPLARALRNVLTLLQKRLQGVDVTLTVVENEAGAQTQTRTRFDPSDEHPELIANCDDLRLEQVLINLLGNALDAAGDLGESNLAAGRPSLTATLPRIEIEIEAAAATLSISVHDNGPGIPDDVLPRLFEPFFTTKEMGQGLGLGLAISSSIARDAGGSLVARNAPDGGALFVLTLRRARVQATDPLIAGS comes from the coding sequence GTGACGCGCCGCCTGCTGATCCTCTTCGCGCTCGTCGCCGGGCTCGTGGCAGCGTGCGGGCTCACGTGGAGCATCACGTGGCGGGGAGGCATCGACACTTTGCGACGCAACGCTGCCGTGCGCGTCGACCGCACGACCAACGCACTCAAGAGCACGCTTGAGCGCTACGAATCACTCCCTTATCTGCTGGCCGAGCATCCGTTCGTGCAGGACGTGCTCGTGAGTCCAACCGCGCCCAACGTCGAGCGTGCCAATCGCTACCTCGAAGATCTCAACGTCCACGCCCGGGCCACGGCAACCTACATCATCCAGACGGACGGGTTGTGTGTCGCGGCTAGCAACTGGCACGAGCCCGATAGCTTTGTCGGCGCGGGGTATCAGTTCCGGCCGTATTTCGTGGATGCGGTGAAGGGTGGCGTAGGCCGCTTCTTCGGCATCGGCACGATTTCGCACGATCCGGGCTACTACATCTCGCAGCCGGTGCGGCGGGACGGCAAGATCGTCGGCGTGGCGGTCGTCAAACTCAATCTGGAATGGTTCCAGGGTGTGGATGCCGCGGAGCCGCTGATCGTCACTGACGATCACGGGGTGATTTTCCTGTCGTCGGTGCCGGCGTGGAAATATCACACGGTGCGGCCGTTGTCGGGCGCGGTGGCCGATTCGATCTATCAGACGCGCCAGTACGCGCAGCAGGAGATTCCGCCGTTGCCGGTGACAATCGAACGCACGCTCGAAGGCGATGCGCAGATCGTGCGTGTGGGTGGCGGGCGGTATGCGCCGCGCTATCTTGCCTCGCGGCGTGCAATAGGCGAGCCCGACTGGCAATTGATCACCATGGCGAGCGTCGCCCCGGTCGATGCCGATGCGCGCAACGCTGCCATCGTCACGGGCTTCGGTTACATCACGCTGTGCCTGCTCGCGTTCTACTGGAGAATGCGGCGCGCCCGTGTGCGCGAGATGATGCGCAGCCGCGAGTTGTTGCAATGCGCCTATGCGGACTTGAATCAGCGGGTAGCGGAGCGAACGGCGGACCTGTCGCAGGCGAACGACCAGTTGAAGAAGGAAGTGAGCGAGCGCACGCGCGCCGAACAGGAGTTGCGCGCAGCGCACGATGAGCTGATCCAGGCGAGCAAGCTGGCTGCGCTCGGTCAGATGGCGGCGGGCATTACGCATGAGTTGAATCAGCCGCTTGCTGCATTGCGAGGGTTCTCGGACAACACACGAGTGCTGCTCGAGCGCGGCGATCAGGCCTCGGCGCGCGAGAATCTCGAAGCGATCGCGGCGCTCACCGAGCGCATGGGCAAGATCACCAATCAGTTGAAACTATTTGTGGGACGGGCACGGCCGCGTAGTGCGCGGGCGCCGCTCGCGCGGGCGCTGCGCAATGTGCTGACGCTGCTGCAAAAGCGTCTGCAGGGCGTGGACGTGACTTTGACGGTGGTCGAGAACGAGGCGGGCGCGCAGACCCAGACGCGGACCCGCTTCGATCCGTCCGACGAGCATCCGGAACTCATCGCAAACTGTGATGACCTGCGGCTTGAGCAGGTGTTGATCAATCTGCTTGGGAATGCATTGGATGCTGCGGGGGATCTGGGGGAAAGTAATCTCGCGGCCGGGCGTCCGTCGCTCACCGCAACGCTCCCTCGCATCGAGATCGAAATCGAAGCTGCCGCGGCGACGTTATCGATCTCGGTCCACGATAACGGCCCCGGCATTCCGGATGACGTCCTGCCGCGCCTCTTCGAGCCGTTCTTTACGACAAAGGAAATGGGCCAGGGATTGGGACTCGGCCTCGCGATTTCTTCGTCAATTGCGCGTGACGCCGGCGGTTCGCTCGTGGCCCGCAATGCGCCGGACGGCGGCGCGCTGTTCGTGCTGACGCTACGCCGGGCGCGTGTGCAGGCAACCGATCCGCTCATTGCGGGGTCCTGA
- the ugpQ gene encoding glycerophosphodiester phosphodiesterase, with protein sequence MGTGIDRTVADWPYPRLVAHRCGGTLAPENTLAGFDACKRYGYRMVEFDAKLSADDQLFLLHDDTLERTTNGHGPAAEQTWEQLAKLDAGSWRDAAFAGERLPTLAEVAARCKQDGISANIEIKPCPGRDTITGQLVAAAALELWQGHTQPLLSSFSYEALAAARDAAPSLPRGMLFEAVPDDWLRIVRELDCVSLHASHKYLTAEQVAEIRAAGLRVLVYTVNDPERAELLAQWGVDMFCTDRLDLLAHDMLSTPNSPA encoded by the coding sequence GCCGTATCCGCGGCTCGTCGCGCACCGCTGCGGCGGAACGCTCGCACCGGAAAATACGCTGGCGGGCTTCGACGCCTGCAAGCGTTATGGGTATCGCATGGTCGAATTCGACGCCAAGCTATCGGCGGACGACCAGCTCTTCCTGCTCCACGACGACACGCTCGAGCGCACGACCAACGGCCACGGCCCTGCCGCTGAGCAGACGTGGGAACAGTTGGCGAAGCTCGATGCCGGCTCATGGCGCGACGCCGCGTTCGCCGGCGAACGCCTGCCGACACTCGCCGAGGTTGCCGCACGCTGCAAGCAGGACGGCATCTCCGCCAACATCGAAATCAAACCGTGTCCCGGCCGAGATACCATCACCGGTCAGCTCGTCGCAGCCGCTGCGCTGGAGCTCTGGCAGGGCCATACGCAGCCGCTGCTGTCATCCTTCTCATACGAAGCGCTCGCCGCCGCGCGAGATGCCGCGCCGTCGCTGCCGCGCGGGATGTTGTTCGAAGCGGTGCCGGACGACTGGCTGCGCATTGTGCGCGAACTCGATTGCGTGTCGCTGCACGCCAGCCACAAATATCTGACTGCTGAACAGGTCGCCGAGATTCGCGCCGCAGGTTTGCGCGTGCTCGTCTACACCGTCAACGACCCGGAGCGCGCGGAGCTGCTGGCGCAATGGGGTGTCGACATGTTTTGCACCGATCGACTCGATCTGCTCGCGCACGACATGCTGTCCACGCCGAATAGCCCGGCCTAA
- a CDS encoding ABC transporter permease, translating into MKSQSRVGAWTAMIVGALYFLIPLAATVEFSLRMRRGVYSLDAYRVVLSDPRFQASFGYSMLMAVLTIVIGVLLVVPTAYWVRLRLPKLRPVVEFITLLPLVIPAIVIVFGYLRIYNSSSILPLTGNERATDLLLVFGYVTLALPYMYRSVDAGLAAVDVRSLTEAAECLGASWSTILFKVIFPNIRSGILSGAFLTFAVVIGEFTLASLLDRPAFGPYLQLIGANRAYEPSALAIIAFVITWASMGLIQVFGSARGSARALAGHKP; encoded by the coding sequence ATGAAAAGTCAATCGCGTGTAGGTGCATGGACCGCGATGATCGTGGGCGCGCTGTATTTCCTGATCCCGCTCGCTGCCACCGTCGAATTCAGCCTGCGCATGCGGCGCGGCGTCTATAGCCTCGACGCTTACAGAGTGGTGCTATCCGACCCGCGTTTTCAGGCCTCGTTTGGTTATTCGATGCTGATGGCAGTCCTGACGATCGTGATTGGCGTGCTGCTGGTGGTGCCGACGGCCTATTGGGTGCGCCTGCGCTTACCGAAGCTGCGGCCCGTGGTGGAGTTCATCACGCTGCTGCCGCTGGTGATTCCCGCCATCGTGATCGTGTTCGGCTATCTGCGTATCTATAACAGCAGCTCGATCCTGCCGCTGACCGGCAACGAGCGTGCCACCGATCTGCTGCTGGTGTTCGGCTACGTAACGCTGGCGTTGCCGTACATGTACCGCTCCGTCGACGCAGGTCTCGCCGCGGTCGACGTGCGTTCCTTGACCGAAGCCGCCGAATGTCTCGGCGCCAGTTGGTCGACCATTCTGTTCAAGGTGATCTTTCCGAATATCCGCTCGGGGATTCTGTCCGGGGCGTTCCTTACCTTTGCGGTGGTGATCGGCGAGTTCACGCTGGCTAGCCTGCTCGACCGGCCGGCGTTCGGTCCTTACCTGCAACTGATCGGCGCGAACCGCGCCTATGAGCCGTCAGCACTCGCGATCATCGCGTTCGTCATCACCTGGGCGTCGATGGGGTTGATCCAGGTATTTGGCTCGGCGCGCGGCTCGGCCCGCGCGCTGGCCGGACACAAACCCTGA
- a CDS encoding ABC transporter ATP-binding protein, whose protein sequence is MAFLEIENLHKSFGANTALHHFDMKIERGEFITFLGPSGCGKTTVLRMIAGFESPTRGVIRLDGRDVTHLRTRQRKVGMVFQSYALFPNMTVADNIGFSLRVERRPQDEIRKRVGEMLELIKLPNIAERYPWQLSGGQQQRVALARALAGKPQVLLLDEPLSALDAKIRISLRQDIRALQRELGITSIFVTHDQEEALSISDRIVVMNEGRVEQVGTSSEIYNYPRTRFVASFVGTLNILSGHVVDPANGKMAVDGQELVTTQRLAPDDVGKKRLLALRPEAIVLEAPAAGRNTLAATVEEVNFLGAVVRIRTRVKEAVISLDVFNDPNRRLPERGQPVALGFSHENLLVLEEGAA, encoded by the coding sequence ATGGCATTCCTTGAAATCGAAAATCTGCACAAGTCGTTCGGGGCGAACACCGCGCTGCATCACTTCGACATGAAGATCGAGCGAGGCGAGTTCATCACCTTTCTCGGGCCGTCGGGCTGCGGCAAGACGACGGTGCTGCGCATGATCGCAGGCTTCGAAAGCCCGACGCGCGGCGTGATCCGTCTCGATGGCCGGGACGTCACGCATCTGCGTACACGTCAGCGTAAGGTCGGCATGGTGTTCCAGTCGTATGCGCTGTTTCCGAACATGACGGTTGCCGACAACATCGGCTTTAGCCTGCGTGTGGAGCGTCGTCCGCAGGACGAGATTCGCAAGCGCGTCGGTGAGATGCTGGAGCTGATTAAACTGCCAAATATCGCGGAGCGCTACCCGTGGCAGCTTTCGGGCGGCCAGCAGCAGCGTGTGGCACTCGCCCGGGCGCTGGCGGGCAAGCCGCAGGTTCTGCTGCTCGATGAACCGCTATCGGCGCTCGACGCGAAAATCCGCATCTCGCTGCGCCAGGACATTCGCGCGCTGCAACGCGAGCTTGGCATCACATCGATTTTCGTGACCCACGATCAGGAGGAGGCGCTCTCCATCTCCGATCGCATCGTGGTGATGAACGAGGGGCGTGTCGAGCAGGTCGGCACCTCTTCGGAGATCTACAACTATCCGCGTACGCGATTCGTGGCGTCGTTCGTTGGCACGCTCAATATTCTGTCCGGACATGTGGTGGATCCGGCGAACGGCAAGATGGCCGTCGACGGGCAGGAACTGGTGACCACGCAAAGGCTTGCACCGGACGACGTCGGCAAGAAGCGCCTGCTGGCGCTGCGCCCGGAGGCGATCGTGCTGGAAGCGCCGGCGGCCGGACGCAATACCCTGGCGGCGACGGTCGAGGAAGTGAATTTCCTTGGCGCGGTGGTGCGGATCAGGACGCGGGTGAAGGAGGCGGTGATTTCTCTCGACGTCTTCAACGATCCGAATCGCCGTTTGCCGGAACGCGGTCAGCCGGTTGCATTGGGTTTTTCGCACGAGAACCTGCTGGTACTGGAGGAGGGGGCGGCGTAG
- a CDS encoding LysR family transcriptional regulator — translation MLNYRHLYYFWIVVKEGGFARAAERLDMAVQTISAQVRELEKSVGRQLLKPAGRGVVMTEAGEAAFNRAEQIFQIGETLLDEMREAGGERVARLAVGLSDGISKLAAHALLAPVLDTPSLRLLCHEGEHAQLLSELALHRLDLVLACQPALHNTDLRLVSQRLVGSPVDWYGPTTIVQKASRASFPQCLADLPVLLPTGHGALRARLDRWFEAAGIRPRIAGEFEDSALMAVFAARGLGVFPLAELGAGDVSLLRGLRQLGRADGVIEEIHAIRSRRGQHHALASQVIDAVRP, via the coding sequence ATGCTGAACTACCGCCATCTTTACTATTTCTGGATCGTCGTAAAGGAAGGTGGCTTCGCGCGTGCGGCCGAGCGCCTCGACATGGCCGTGCAGACCATCAGCGCCCAGGTGCGCGAGCTGGAAAAATCGGTCGGGCGCCAGTTACTGAAACCCGCGGGGCGCGGCGTCGTCATGACGGAGGCCGGTGAGGCGGCCTTCAATCGCGCGGAGCAGATCTTTCAGATCGGCGAGACGCTGCTCGACGAAATGCGCGAAGCGGGTGGCGAGCGCGTTGCACGGCTCGCCGTGGGTCTGTCCGATGGAATTTCAAAGCTCGCCGCGCATGCGCTACTCGCGCCCGTGCTCGACACGCCATCGCTCAGGCTTCTGTGCCACGAGGGTGAACATGCGCAACTGCTGTCGGAACTCGCGTTGCATCGGCTCGATCTGGTGCTGGCATGCCAGCCGGCGCTGCACAACACAGACCTGCGTCTGGTGAGTCAGCGCCTCGTCGGCTCGCCCGTCGACTGGTATGGGCCCACGACAATCGTCCAGAAGGCATCTCGCGCCAGCTTCCCGCAATGCCTTGCCGATCTGCCCGTGCTTTTGCCCACCGGCCATGGCGCGCTACGCGCACGACTGGACCGCTGGTTCGAGGCGGCGGGAATCCGGCCGCGGATCGCCGGCGAATTCGAAGACAGCGCGTTAATGGCGGTGTTCGCCGCGCGCGGGCTCGGCGTGTTTCCTCTCGCAGAACTAGGTGCCGGCGATGTGTCCTTGCTGCGCGGACTGCGCCAGCTCGGGCGTGCGGACGGCGTGATCGAAGAGATCCACGCCATCCGCTCGCGGCGCGGCCAGCATCATGCGCTCGCTTCTCAGGTGATCGACGCCGTGCGTCCGTGA
- a CDS encoding dicarboxylate/amino acid:cation symporter, producing MKKSFHKVLYVQVIAAIIVGIALGHFSPALAIDMKPFGDAFIKLIKMVIGPIIFCTVVTGIAGMQDMKKVGRVGGKALLYFEIVSSFALVLGLLATHLLKPGAGFNVDPATLDGKEVASYAAKAHGQSTVDFLMHIIPNTITDAFAQGEILQILLIAMLFGSVLATLGERGKVVTDLVESLSSVLFGVVRIITKLAPIGAFGAMAFTIGKYGIGSLLPMLKLIGTFYLTSIVFVVVVLGAIARMVGFSVLRFVAYIKEEMLIVLGTSSSEAALPQLMLKLEKLGCSRSVVGLVVPTGYSFNLDGTNIYMTMAVLFIAQATNTDLTLTQQLTLLAVTMLTSKGASGVTGAGFITLAATLAVVPTIPLSGMVLILGIDRFMSECRALTNIVGNGVATVVVSAWEKELDRNKLRAVLRGEVAAIKETETAGA from the coding sequence ATGAAGAAATCCTTCCATAAAGTGCTCTATGTCCAGGTGATCGCCGCGATCATCGTCGGCATTGCTCTCGGCCATTTTTCACCCGCTCTCGCTATCGACATGAAGCCGTTCGGCGATGCCTTCATCAAGCTGATCAAGATGGTGATCGGGCCGATCATCTTCTGTACCGTCGTGACCGGCATCGCCGGCATGCAGGATATGAAGAAGGTTGGACGGGTCGGCGGCAAGGCGCTGCTGTACTTCGAAATCGTTTCGTCGTTTGCGCTGGTACTCGGTCTGCTGGCCACGCACCTGCTGAAGCCGGGCGCTGGCTTTAACGTCGATCCTGCGACGCTCGACGGCAAGGAAGTCGCTTCATACGCCGCCAAGGCGCACGGCCAAAGCACCGTCGATTTCCTGATGCACATCATTCCGAACACGATCACGGATGCGTTCGCCCAGGGTGAGATCCTGCAGATCCTGCTGATTGCGATGCTGTTCGGCAGCGTGCTTGCGACGCTCGGCGAGCGTGGCAAGGTGGTCACGGATCTGGTCGAAAGCCTGTCGAGCGTGCTGTTCGGCGTGGTGCGCATCATCACGAAGCTCGCACCGATCGGCGCGTTCGGCGCGATGGCCTTCACCATCGGCAAATACGGTATCGGCTCGCTGCTGCCGATGCTCAAGCTGATCGGCACGTTCTATCTGACCTCGATCGTGTTCGTGGTGGTCGTGCTCGGCGCGATTGCACGGATGGTCGGCTTCAGCGTGCTGCGCTTCGTGGCGTACATCAAGGAAGAAATGCTGATCGTACTCGGCACGAGTTCCTCGGAAGCCGCGTTGCCGCAACTGATGCTGAAGCTTGAAAAGCTCGGTTGCTCGCGCTCGGTGGTGGGCCTGGTGGTGCCGACCGGTTACTCGTTTAATCTCGACGGCACCAACATCTATATGACGATGGCCGTGTTGTTTATCGCCCAGGCGACCAACACCGATCTGACGCTGACGCAGCAACTCACCTTGCTGGCCGTGACCATGCTGACGTCGAAGGGCGCAAGCGGTGTGACGGGCGCCGGCTTCATCACGCTGGCGGCGACGCTTGCCGTGGTGCCGACCATTCCGCTGTCGGGCATGGTGCTGATTCTTGGTATCGACCGCTTCATGAGCGAATGCCGCGCGTTGACGAATATTGTCGGCAATGGCGTGGCCACCGTGGTGGTGTCGGCGTGGGAGAAGGAACTGGATCGCAACAAGCTGCGGGCGGTGTTGCGTGGTGAAGTGGCTGCGATCAAGGAAACGGAAACCGCGGGTGCCTGA